In the Pseudomonas sp. ADAK2 genome, one interval contains:
- a CDS encoding lipid A biosynthesis lauroyl acyltransferase, translating to MDRPRFRPAFLSPRFWPLWCGLGLLWLIVQLPYPALLRVGRLLGALMYRVAGDRRRIAKRNLELCFPEKSPTERKRLLKENFASTGIAFFEMAMSWWWSRKRLARLAHVEGLEHLKKAQRDGKGVILMALHFTTLEIGAALLGQQHTIDGMYREHKNPLFDYIQRRGRERHNLDSLAVERDDVRGMLKLLRAGRAIWYAPDQDYGAKQSIFVPLFGIQAATVTATSKFARLGKALVVPFTQERLADGSGYRLVIHAPLEGFPGETEEADCLRINQWVEGALRDCPEQYLWAHRRFKSRPPGEPKLYAKRG from the coding sequence ATGGATCGCCCGCGTTTTCGTCCCGCCTTTCTTTCTCCACGTTTCTGGCCGCTGTGGTGCGGGCTGGGGCTGTTGTGGCTGATTGTCCAGTTGCCGTATCCGGCATTGCTGCGAGTCGGCCGCCTCCTGGGTGCCTTGATGTACCGAGTGGCGGGCGACCGACGGCGCATCGCCAAGCGCAATCTTGAGCTGTGTTTCCCGGAAAAATCCCCGACCGAGCGCAAGCGCCTGCTCAAGGAAAACTTCGCCTCCACCGGCATCGCTTTCTTCGAAATGGCCATGAGTTGGTGGTGGTCGCGCAAGCGTCTGGCCAGACTGGCCCACGTCGAAGGCCTGGAGCATCTGAAAAAAGCCCAGCGCGACGGCAAGGGCGTGATTCTGATGGCGCTGCATTTCACCACGCTGGAAATCGGCGCAGCGTTGCTCGGTCAGCAGCACACCATTGATGGCATGTACCGCGAACACAAGAACCCGTTGTTCGACTACATCCAGCGCCGCGGCCGCGAACGGCACAACCTCGATTCCCTGGCGGTAGAACGCGACGACGTGCGCGGCATGCTCAAGCTGCTGCGGGCCGGCCGGGCGATCTGGTACGCACCGGATCAGGACTACGGCGCCAAGCAAAGTATCTTCGTGCCGCTGTTCGGGATTCAGGCGGCGACTGTCACTGCCACCAGCAAGTTTGCGCGGTTGGGCAAGGCGCTGGTCGTACCGTTCACTCAAGAGCGATTGGCGGATGGCAGCGGTTATCGGCTGGTGATCCACGCGCCGCTCGAAGGTTTCCCCGGTGAAACCGAAGAGGCCGATTGCCTGCGCATTAATCAATGGGTCGAAGGCGCCTTGCGCGATTGCCCGGAGCAATACCTCTGGGCCCATCGCCGCTTCAAGAGCCGTCCGCCGGGCGAGCCGAAACTCTACGCAAAACGCGGTTGA
- a CDS encoding patatin-like phospholipase family protein translates to MRPAEPVTGLILSGGGARAAYQVGVLAAIAELLPPGADNPFPVIVGTSAGAINAVSLASGAMDFRGAIERLTAFWQGFRSHLVLRSDWPGVIHQASRFVSHSLLGIGAQVPVALLNSSPLRGLLNDKLQMNGIAEAIAQKQLQAVAVTAFGYESGQAVTFYQGGGTIDAWLRHRRIGVPTQLTVDHLLASSAIPLLFAPVKIGEEFFGDGAVRQSAPISPALHLGASRVLVVGVSGNPRGVDPEQPLQRAYTGQQPTLAQIGGHMLNSTFIDSLESDIELLQRLNQFSHLMPDGTPTRALGVAPVEVLVISPSQPIDEIAARHRQELPAALRLFLRGPGATKTSGAGVLSYLLFEAGYCSELIDLGRRDALAKREELCRFLGLAEPVVAA, encoded by the coding sequence ATGCGCCCAGCTGAACCGGTTACAGGGTTGATTCTTTCCGGCGGCGGGGCTCGGGCGGCGTATCAGGTGGGCGTGCTGGCGGCGATTGCCGAATTGCTGCCGCCGGGCGCGGACAATCCGTTCCCGGTGATCGTCGGCACCTCGGCCGGGGCGATCAACGCCGTCAGCCTCGCCAGTGGGGCGATGGACTTTCGTGGCGCCATCGAGCGCCTGACCGCCTTCTGGCAAGGTTTCCGCAGTCATCTGGTGTTGCGCAGCGACTGGCCCGGCGTGATCCACCAGGCCAGCCGCTTTGTCAGCCACAGTTTGCTCGGCATCGGCGCCCAGGTACCGGTGGCGTTGCTCAACAGTTCGCCGCTGCGCGGCTTGCTCAACGACAAATTGCAGATGAACGGCATCGCTGAGGCCATCGCGCAAAAGCAGTTGCAGGCGGTTGCAGTGACCGCGTTTGGCTACGAGTCCGGCCAGGCAGTGACCTTCTATCAGGGCGGCGGCACCATCGACGCCTGGTTACGCCATCGGCGGATTGGCGTGCCGACGCAATTGACGGTTGACCACTTGCTCGCCAGTTCGGCGATCCCCTTGTTGTTTGCCCCGGTGAAAATCGGCGAGGAGTTTTTCGGCGATGGCGCGGTGCGGCAGTCGGCACCGATCAGCCCGGCCTTGCACCTGGGCGCCAGCAGGGTGCTGGTGGTGGGCGTCAGCGGCAACCCGCGCGGGGTCGACCCGGAGCAACCGCTGCAACGGGCCTACACCGGCCAGCAGCCGACCCTGGCGCAGATCGGCGGGCACATGCTCAACAGCACGTTCATTGACAGCCTGGAAAGCGATATCGAACTGTTGCAGCGTCTGAATCAATTCAGCCACTTGATGCCCGACGGCACGCCGACCCGTGCCCTGGGCGTGGCGCCGGTGGAAGTGCTGGTGATTTCGCCGAGCCAGCCGATTGATGAGATTGCCGCGCGGCATCGTCAGGAATTGCCGGCAGCATTGCGCCTGTTCCTGCGCGGGCCGGGAGCGACCAAGACCAGCGGGGCGGGGGTGTTGAGTTATCTGCTGTTCGAGGCGGGGTATTGCAGCGAGTTGATTGATCTCGGGCGGCGGGATGCGTTGGCCAAGCGCGAGGAGTTGTGCCGGTTTTTGGGGTTGGCGGAGCCCGTGGTCGCCGCTTGA